The genome window TTACTTCACGTCTTCGCGCCTGGTGATGAAGGACGGTGCAGCCGTGGACGACCAGTACGCCAGCCTCAAGGGCAAGACCGTCGGCGTGCAACGCGCCACCACCACCGACCGCTATGCCACCGAGGTGTTCGAGCCCAAGGGCATCAACGTCAAGCGCTACAGCAATAACGAAGAAATCTACATGGACCTGGCGTCAGGTCGCCTGGATGCGATCTTTGCCGACACCATCCCCCTGAGTGACTTCCTGGCGATGCCGCGCGGCAAGGGCTACGCCTTTGTCGGACCGGAGCTGAAGGACCCGAAATACGTGGGCGAGGGCGCCGGGATCGCGGTGCGCAAGGGCAATACGGCATTGGTCAGTGAGTTGAACACGGCCATCGACGGTATCCGTGCCAATGGTGAGTACCAGAAGATTTCACAGCAGTACTTCAAGTCGGATATCTACGGCGACTGACTGCGAATGCGGTCCTGAACACAACCTGGGTGACGGTGGGCGCGGGCAAGCCAGCGCCCACCGTGGCTCGCAGGTGTGGCGAGGATTATCTGTTCAACCCTTCAATTCCTTGAGGTGCTTGTAGACGGTCGCCCGGCCCATCCCCAGCACATTCGCCACATAGTTCGACGCACTCTTGCCTTTGAAGGCGCCCTCGGCATGCAACGCCAGCACCAGCTCACGTTTATGGTCCCGGGTCAGCAGGTTCAGGCTCAGCTGGCGTTCGCGCATCCAGGCATGCAAAAAGGTGTTGATCCGTTCCTGCCAGTCATCACGAAACAGTGAGTCCGGTTGCGGGATCAGCTTGCTCGGCGACAGGAACAGGTCCAGTGCCGCCTTGGCGTTTTCGAACAGCGAGATATTCAGGTTGATGCACAACACCGCCAGCCGGCGACCTTTGTGGTCGTGGAGCACGCTGCTCAAGCTGCGAATTTTCTGACCGTCCCAATTGAGCTTTTCGTACGGGCCGATATTCACTTCATGGATGTCATCGCTGAGCATGTCCTCCAGGGCCGAGTCATCACCGATGGCCCGTTTCGACAGGTTATTGGCGATGTAGTCGACTTTTTGCGTGCGCAAATCATGCAGCACCACTTCGGCGTGGGGGAAGAACAACGTGGCGATCGCATCGGCAATCGTGCGGAAGTTCTGGACAACCTTGTCTTGCTCAGCGGTGTTCATCAATGCGGCTCCAGGCGGACGGGCGAGAGCATACCAGCGTCCAGGCCGAACCGCGTCAGTTGCTCCGGCAGCGGCGCGCCGCGCACCAGGGCCGCACTGGCCTGGCCCATGGCGGGTGAAGTCTGAATGCCATAGCCGCCTTGCGCCGCGACCCAGAACAGCCCCGGCACCTGTGCGTCGAAGCCGGAGAGCAAATCACCGTCGTGCACAAAACTGCGCAGCCCGGCCCAAGTCCGGGTCGGGCGGCGGATGGTCAGGGTGGTGGCTTCTTCGATCTGGTAAATGCCCATGGCGATGTCCAGCTCTTCGGGCTGCACATCCTGCGGCTCGACGGGGTCGGCGTTGGCCGGTGAGCCGAGGAACATGCCCGCATCGGGTTTCATGTAGAAAGCTTCGTCGAGGGCCACCAGCATCGGCCACTGATGGGTGTCGACGCCTTCAGGCCCGGCGAAGATAAACGCCGAGCGACGCTTGGGCTGCAAGCCGATGGATGCCGCGCCGGCCAATGCGCCGATATGGTCGGCCCAGGCGCCGGCGGCGTTAATGATGATGGGCGTGGTGTACGTCGCATCCTGGGTGCGCACGTGCCACAGGCCGTCGGCGTCACGCGTCAGCCCCAGCACGTGGCTGTCGGTGCGTACGTCGCTGTTGTGACGGCGAATGCCACGCAAATAACCCTGGTGCAGGGCGTCGGTGTCGATGTCGCTGGCCGTCGGGTCGAAGATTGCACCGTGGACTTTTTCGCGCCGCAGGATCGGTAGCCGCGCGCACGCTTCGTCGACACTCAGGCGCTCCACCTGTGCCACCGTGGCTTTGGCACTCAGGTATTGGCTTTCCAGTTCCGCCGGGTCGCCGCTGAAGTCCACGGTCATTTCGCCGCGCGGCGTGAGCAACGGATGCTCACAGAAACCCGCCGGCGGGTTGTCGAAAAACGCCCGGCTGGCCAGGGTCAACGCGCGCACTTGCGGGGTGCCATACGCGGCGGTGTAGAGCGCCGCCGAACGCCCGGTGGAGTGGTAGGCCGGGTGGTTTTCACGCTCCAGCACCAGCACTTTGCCATGCTGCGACAGCCAGAAACCCGTGGAAGCGCCCGCAATGCCGCCGCCGATGATGATGAAGTCTGCATGGCTCATGAACATCTCCAAAAAAGGGCTTAGCGCCGGATTTGATACAAGGCATTGGCCAGTGCGACGTCTTCCAGGCCCAGCCCGATCGAGCGGAAAAACACACAGCGGTCGTAATCGGGGC of Pseudomonas fluorescens contains these proteins:
- a CDS encoding helix-turn-helix transcriptional regulator, which codes for MNTAEQDKVVQNFRTIADAIATLFFPHAEVVLHDLRTQKVDYIANNLSKRAIGDDSALEDMLSDDIHEVNIGPYEKLNWDGQKIRSLSSVLHDHKGRRLAVLCINLNISLFENAKAALDLFLSPSKLIPQPDSLFRDDWQERINTFLHAWMRERQLSLNLLTRDHKRELVLALHAEGAFKGKSASNYVANVLGMGRATVYKHLKELKG
- a CDS encoding NAD(P)/FAD-dependent oxidoreductase; its protein translation is MSHADFIIIGGGIAGASTGFWLSQHGKVLVLERENHPAYHSTGRSAALYTAAYGTPQVRALTLASRAFFDNPPAGFCEHPLLTPRGEMTVDFSGDPAELESQYLSAKATVAQVERLSVDEACARLPILRREKVHGAIFDPTASDIDTDALHQGYLRGIRRHNSDVRTDSHVLGLTRDADGLWHVRTQDATYTTPIIINAAGAWADHIGALAGAASIGLQPKRRSAFIFAGPEGVDTHQWPMLVALDEAFYMKPDAGMFLGSPANADPVEPQDVQPEELDIAMGIYQIEEATTLTIRRPTRTWAGLRSFVHDGDLLSGFDAQVPGLFWVAAQGGYGIQTSPAMGQASAALVRGAPLPEQLTRFGLDAGMLSPVRLEPH
- a CDS encoding ABC transporter substrate-binding protein, with translation MKKRTLITGLALSLLASSHVLAAEKTLRIGIEAAYPPFASKTQDGKIVGFDYDIGNALCAQMKVKCVWVEGEFDGLIPSLKVKKIDMALSSMTINEDRKKSVDFSHKYYFTSSRLVMKDGAAVDDQYASLKGKTVGVQRATTTDRYATEVFEPKGINVKRYSNNEEIYMDLASGRLDAIFADTIPLSDFLAMPRGKGYAFVGPELKDPKYVGEGAGIAVRKGNTALVSELNTAIDGIRANGEYQKISQQYFKSDIYGD